One genomic region from Geotoga petraea encodes:
- a CDS encoding TetR/AcrR family transcriptional regulator, protein MKKSDRTKQKIIDCTIDLIYKKGYDNTSTKSIAECSEVSEATIFKYFNSKKDLLKSILKEMIKKFKKYSTEEILPTLIKKHKDQSIEKLLKEVLKERSSFIAKNFPIIKIILQEMMVNEEIRIFFLDNIWKEMEKFSNFIFELGKKTGEFKNVDNNIIRKLTFGVLIYTVIEKATIEKKVKPETIEIEMEKIVETVLDGLRSDKNE, encoded by the coding sequence ATGAAAAAAAGTGATAGAACTAAGCAAAAAATAATAGATTGTACAATAGATTTAATTTATAAAAAAGGGTATGATAACACCTCAACTAAATCTATAGCTGAGTGTTCAGAAGTATCAGAGGCAACTATTTTTAAATATTTTAATTCCAAAAAAGATTTACTAAAATCTATATTAAAAGAAATGATAAAAAAATTCAAAAAATATTCAACAGAAGAAATTCTTCCAACTCTAATAAAAAAACACAAAGACCAAAGTATAGAAAAACTTTTAAAAGAAGTTCTTAAAGAAAGAAGTAGTTTTATAGCAAAAAATTTCCCTATTATAAAAATAATACTACAAGAAATGATGGTAAATGAAGAGATAAGAATATTTTTTCTAGACAATATATGGAAAGAAATGGAAAAATTTAGTAATTTTATTTTTGAATTGGGTAAAAAAACCGGGGAATTTAAAAATGTAGATAACAATATAATTAGAAAATTAACATTCGGTGTTTTGATTTACACTGTTATAGAAAAAGCAACTATTGAAAAAAAAGTTAAACCAGAAACCATAGAAATAGAAATGGAAAAAATTGTAGAAACAGTATTAGACGGATTAAGGAGTGATAAAAATGAATAA
- a CDS encoding phosphotransferase enzyme family protein has protein sequence MAYDMNSLDLMSIKNQLEKTYDFKIDDIKYIRSMIGHVYTLENEKHKFILKLNRPNNKISAIQATEIIEYLNENDYPVVELVKTRNNENYFDFNTEEGKYIGFVYYYVEGKEPNIEKEVKQIGQQVGLFHNLMKGYEKPIIHRSKEFYIDRFIKILIKSDYDKNKIEELNGYGKELWGKMEKSENGVCHGDLHSGNMFQKNGKYILFDFDTSSYSFPVIDVATLCDTANFNNLIEKDFDKIMKRFESFYSGYIKERTLEYEDIKNIFSFIPIRHYELIATITINQKSGLQKEFLDQQHEWILK, from the coding sequence TTGGCTTATGATATGAACAGTCTTGATTTGATGAGTATTAAAAATCAGTTAGAAAAAACATATGACTTTAAGATAGATGATATAAAATACATAAGAAGCATGATAGGGCATGTTTATACCCTAGAAAATGAAAAGCATAAATTTATCTTAAAACTAAACAGACCAAATAATAAAATTTCAGCAATCCAAGCAACAGAAATAATAGAATATCTTAATGAAAATGATTATCCCGTTGTTGAACTCGTAAAGACTAGAAATAATGAAAATTATTTTGATTTTAATACAGAAGAAGGAAAATATATTGGTTTTGTTTATTATTACGTGGAAGGGAAAGAACCAAATATAGAAAAAGAGGTAAAACAAATCGGTCAACAAGTTGGTTTGTTTCATAACCTTATGAAAGGTTATGAAAAACCAATAATCCATAGGAGTAAAGAATTTTATATAGATAGATTTATAAAGATTTTAATTAAATCAGATTACGATAAAAACAAAATAGAAGAACTTAATGGTTACGGAAAAGAACTTTGGGGGAAAATGGAAAAATCAGAAAATGGAGTTTGTCATGGTGATCTTCATTCTGGAAATATGTTCCAAAAAAATGGTAAGTATATACTTTTTGATTTTGACACATCTTCATACTCTTTTCCCGTAATTGATGTGGCAACACTTTGTGATACAGCCAATTTCAACAATTTAATTGAAAAAGATTTTGATAAAATCATGAAAAGGTTTGAAAGTTTTTACAGTGGGTATATTAAAGAAAGAACTCTAGAATATGAGGATATAAAAAATATTTTTAGCTTCATACCAATAAGACATTACGAACTAATAGCCACAATTACCATTAATCAAAAGAGTGGGTTACAAAAAGAATTTCTAGACCAACAACATGAATGGATATTGAAATGA
- a CDS encoding sensor domain-containing diguanylate cyclase, giving the protein MKILNNINSGVYALDNKRNILFWNKKAEDITGFYSDEVIGKSCKDNILEHINEAGRNLCHHGCPVSSTLADGRERETQVFLHHKEGHRIPVSVKVFPVYDDGNMIEGAIEIFDDLREKEKFLEEIKKYKEIAYMDSGTGIPNKKYLEDNLTRIINESQKFNYGTGILLIEVQNIPKINDEHGIETGDRVIKMIAKNLNANTRNSDLTGRLEGNKFLSIVRFVEKDQLKIIAEKYINTANACFIMKDDKKISTEIKIIGTLVRENDDNQTVKKRLFENRKKVTDTFRII; this is encoded by the coding sequence GTGAAAATTTTAAATAACATAAACAGTGGAGTTTACGCTTTAGACAATAAACGAAATATTTTATTTTGGAATAAAAAAGCTGAAGATATAACAGGATTTTACAGTGATGAAGTAATTGGGAAAAGCTGTAAAGATAACATTCTCGAACACATTAATGAAGCTGGAAGAAATCTTTGCCATCATGGCTGTCCTGTAAGCAGTACACTTGCTGATGGTAGAGAAAGAGAAACTCAAGTTTTTTTACATCACAAAGAAGGGCATAGAATCCCTGTATCTGTAAAAGTTTTCCCTGTTTACGATGATGGTAATATGATCGAAGGAGCTATTGAAATATTCGATGACTTAAGAGAAAAAGAAAAATTTCTGGAAGAAATAAAGAAATATAAAGAAATAGCATATATGGATAGTGGAACTGGAATACCTAACAAAAAATATTTAGAAGATAATTTAACCCGAATAATAAATGAATCGCAAAAATTTAATTACGGCACGGGAATTCTTTTAATTGAAGTTCAAAATATACCAAAAATAAACGATGAACACGGAATTGAAACTGGAGACAGAGTTATAAAAATGATTGCTAAAAATTTAAACGCTAATACAAGAAACTCCGATCTAACAGGCCGATTAGAAGGTAACAAATTTTTGAGTATAGTAAGATTTGTTGAAAAAGACCAATTAAAAATCATAGCAGAAAAATATATAAATACCGCAAACGCCTGTTTTATTATGAAAGATGATAAAAAGATATCCACTGAAATAAAAATCATTGGAACACTTGTAAGAGAAAACGATGACAATCAGACAGTAAAAAAAAGACTTTTTGAGAACCGAAAAAAGGTAACAGATACTTTCAGAATAATATAA
- a CDS encoding SOS response-associated peptidase produces MCGRFVTYIPLEDIIKDFDIDITLIEDYTPSYNITPSNKVISIYETDKKTILNEFRWGLIPFWAKDPSIGYKMINARAETLEQKKSYKPLLKNRRCGIISNGFYEWKREGNQKTPYYIKLKNDQPFSFAGLYDIWKDEEDNQIFSCTIITTQPNEKVSQIHDRMPVILDKNQTKKWINFENDFEYVKNLLTSRKSEEIELYQVSKMVNSPKNDSKQNLIPEKENKIF; encoded by the coding sequence ATGTGCGGGAGGTTTGTAACATACATACCATTGGAAGATATAATAAAAGATTTTGATATAGACATCACTCTTATAGAGGATTATACTCCAAGTTACAACATCACACCAAGCAACAAGGTAATTTCTATTTATGAAACAGATAAAAAAACAATTTTGAATGAATTTAGATGGGGTTTGATCCCTTTTTGGGCAAAGGATCCATCAATAGGATATAAGATGATAAATGCAAGAGCAGAAACTTTGGAACAAAAGAAGTCTTACAAACCCTTGTTAAAAAATAGAAGATGTGGAATAATATCCAATGGTTTTTACGAATGGAAAAGAGAAGGGAACCAGAAAACACCTTATTATATAAAGCTAAAGAATGACCAGCCATTTTCATTTGCGGGGTTGTATGATATTTGGAAAGACGAGGAAGACAATCAAATTTTTTCATGCACTATAATAACCACCCAACCAAACGAAAAAGTCTCTCAAATACATGATAGAATGCCAGTAATTTTGGATAAAAATCAAACAAAAAAGTGGATCAATTTTGAAAATGACTTTGAATATGTCAAAAACCTGCTTACTTCCAGAAAAAGTGAGGAAATTGAGTTATACCAAGTTAGTAAAATGGTGAATTCACCAAAAAACGACTCAAAACAAAATTTGATACCTGAAAAGGAAAACAAAATATTTTAA
- a CDS encoding 2-hydroxyacid dehydrogenase yields the protein MKKILFYTHLFEDFPELIDEIRDKYSEVEFLYTEDEEELKDKIVDINAVVWGHPKESVLEIAKNLEVVFIPFTGVNKLPFEYFKERGLIVSNNHGNGIIVAERAVALSLAVMGRIVEFHNDMKEGEWHRRYGSKNPFDLWTSLQNKNVSILGTGGIGKNIARLLKGFNCNIMGYKRKINGEMENFDHLTDDLTTALNFGDIIYIALPLTEKTKSTINLENIELLKDKFLINVARGEIVQEEALYKGLNDGILKGAAIDSWYNYPNAEKPYELPSKYNVHRFKNIVISPHAASHSFEGKKYQLEYTIENIEYYLDNGKPKYVVNLEEKY from the coding sequence ATGAAAAAAATACTTTTTTACACACATTTGTTTGAAGACTTTCCTGAGTTGATAGATGAAATTAGAGATAAATATTCAGAAGTTGAGTTTCTTTACACAGAAGACGAAGAAGAATTAAAAGATAAAATAGTAGATATAAATGCAGTTGTTTGGGGTCATCCAAAAGAAAGTGTTTTGGAGATAGCAAAGAATTTAGAAGTTGTTTTTATTCCTTTTACTGGGGTAAATAAACTACCTTTTGAATATTTTAAAGAGAGAGGTTTGATCGTTTCAAATAATCATGGTAATGGAATTATTGTTGCTGAAAGAGCTGTAGCTTTATCTCTTGCTGTAATGGGGCGCATCGTTGAATTTCACAATGATATGAAAGAAGGAGAATGGCATAGAAGATACGGTTCAAAAAATCCTTTTGATCTCTGGACATCACTCCAAAATAAAAATGTTTCTATTTTAGGAACAGGTGGTATTGGAAAAAACATAGCAAGACTTCTGAAAGGGTTTAACTGTAACATTATGGGCTATAAAAGAAAGATAAACGGTGAAATGGAAAATTTTGACCATTTAACTGACGATTTAACAACTGCCTTAAATTTTGGAGATATAATTTATATAGCCTTACCTCTTACGGAAAAAACAAAAAGCACAATAAATTTAGAAAATATTGAATTATTGAAAGACAAGTTTCTCATTAATGTTGCAAGAGGTGAAATAGTTCAAGAAGAAGCTCTATATAAAGGGCTGAATGATGGCATATTAAAAGGAGCTGCAATTGATTCTTGGTACAATTATCCAAATGCTGAAAAACCTTACGAGCTCCCTTCAAAGTACAATGTTCATAGGTTTAAAAATATAGTTATTTCACCACACGCAGCTTCTCATTCTTTTGAAGGGAAGAAGTATCAGCTTGAATATACTATTGAAAATATAGAATATTATTTAGATAACGGGAAACCAAAATATGTAGTGAATTTAGAAGAAAAATATTGA
- a CDS encoding ABC transporter permease encodes METVDISNTALLFAYLLLIVPVAISYFLKLDIIKNIFISVFRMSTQLFIMAIILEYLFTWNIKILNIVWLMFMIGFAAFSVVRESNLKLKKFIVPVFSSMILANIAVLLYFNYFILSLGDVLQARHFVVIGGMLLGNALRGNIIGIGSFYKSIERNKNRYLFALGNGASIYEAIFPYFKDSFTQAIKPTVASMATIGVVFLPGMMTGQILGGSDPSTAIKYQIAIMLAIFLSVTLSVLFTILLTVKSSFDNYGVLKKDIFK; translated from the coding sequence ATGGAGACAGTTGATATTAGTAATACTGCATTGTTGTTTGCTTATTTGCTTTTGATTGTTCCAGTTGCTATTTCTTATTTTTTGAAATTGGATATTATAAAAAACATATTTATATCTGTTTTTAGAATGTCAACTCAGCTTTTTATCATGGCGATTATCCTTGAATATCTCTTTACTTGGAATATAAAAATATTGAACATAGTTTGGCTAATGTTTATGATAGGTTTCGCTGCTTTTTCGGTTGTAAGAGAATCAAATTTAAAGTTAAAAAAATTTATTGTCCCGGTTTTTTCTTCTATGATTCTGGCCAATATAGCAGTTTTACTATATTTCAATTATTTTATTTTGAGTTTGGGGGATGTGCTGCAGGCAAGACATTTTGTGGTTATAGGTGGAATGCTTCTTGGGAACGCCCTTAGAGGAAATATTATTGGAATAGGCAGTTTTTATAAATCAATAGAGAGGAATAAAAATAGATATTTGTTTGCTCTGGGAAATGGAGCGAGTATTTATGAAGCCATTTTCCCATATTTTAAAGATTCTTTTACACAGGCTATCAAACCAACAGTCGCCAGCATGGCTACTATAGGGGTTGTGTTTTTGCCTGGTATGATGACAGGGCAAATTCTTGGTGGATCTGATCCTTCTACAGCAATTAAGTATCAGATAGCCATTATGCTTGCAATATTTTTATCTGTCACTTTGTCAGTTTTGTTCACCATTTTGCTAACTGTAAAATCTAGTTTTGATAATTACGGTGTTTTGAAAAAAGATATTTTCAAATAA
- a CDS encoding TylF/MycF/NovP-related O-methyltransferase, protein MNTEEIFNTFGGTFNKKMDNFEKFVPRQAISRFLARYELFKMIKDVKGDIIECGVYHGGGVMAWAKLSTILEPYALYRNIIGFDTFEGFPNIHDEDASEWKNRNLKEKALNPNFDVKKELEELIKNYDDNRYLGNFQKIELVKGDAIKTIPEYVEKNPQLTISLLFLDFDLYNPTKIALKYLFPRVVKGGIVVFDEVNNKLWPGETKAIFEKFGGFNKLEIKKFNFEPKVAYMKV, encoded by the coding sequence ATGAACACAGAAGAAATATTCAATACTTTTGGAGGGACTTTCAATAAAAAAATGGATAACTTTGAAAAGTTTGTCCCAAGACAAGCTATATCAAGATTTTTAGCCAGATACGAACTATTTAAAATGATTAAAGATGTTAAGGGAGATATTATTGAATGCGGAGTATACCATGGCGGAGGAGTTATGGCTTGGGCAAAACTTTCTACAATTTTGGAGCCATACGCTCTATACAGAAACATAATAGGCTTCGATACATTTGAAGGATTCCCAAACATTCATGATGAAGACGCATCAGAATGGAAAAATAGAAACCTCAAAGAAAAAGCATTAAACCCAAATTTCGATGTAAAAAAAGAGCTTGAAGAATTAATAAAAAATTATGATGATAATAGATATCTTGGTAATTTCCAAAAGATTGAACTTGTTAAAGGAGACGCCATAAAAACCATACCTGAATATGTTGAAAAAAACCCCCAACTAACAATATCACTGCTTTTTTTAGATTTTGATCTATATAACCCAACAAAGATAGCTTTAAAATACCTATTTCCAAGAGTTGTTAAAGGTGGAATTGTGGTTTTCGACGAAGTCAACAACAAGCTTTGGCCTGGAGAAACAAAGGCAATATTCGAAAAATTTGGTGGATTCAACAAACTTGAAATCAAAAAATTCAATTTTGAACCAAAAGTTGCCTATATGAAAGTTTAA
- a CDS encoding efflux RND transporter permease subunit, whose protein sequence is MNKYVEFVNKNRLILTIIFIITIIFSLLGVRQIKVGNDFNIFKVEGSQYEETMNEMEKYFSTTEQISFMVEFESNSLNIEIFNQMAKIQSNIETVENIKALNGPAPEKIPLDGSLTDISNINKNNINKLKEYYNTLSAMSPLVQKEGKIYGIYNIFPGDSFGLEEINKIENFLIENNYKYYATGDLYMQQKIGDYVKMILSFLPPAAFFLIFLVFRIKMGNIKATILAVLPAGIGAIWTLGLIGWFGGEVSIVTVLAPIFTIVIGSADGLHFISHIQEAKNEGYDRLSAITHTLKMVGIPMIVTTITSIAGFISLMFMNTEAINNLAIFASIGIGFAGIATWYILPLILTGKIKIKTHKEKEKSLSTGIKKLWGKKSIIILFALLFISIIFIPNLKNEFNLLMVYRSYTDIYKSFDKFMEINGGSVPVFGLIKTESNILSSENAKIILNYQKELEEKEAVSKTMSVYDLYSALNQRLFGKKQPEYPNNQLQIMLINNVLKQAPTNPVNNFLAENSNTSRMIIFPKSLKNADLKTIQQITNKFERDSNINIDVTGVQYLMYDLNQSMIKNQTGSLIIAFSLILLLLFITLKKIIPALISLIPIVSTVIILFGFLAISGISLNLITTTIFSITLGVGIDYAVHFTSVWKGYKEKGFTSEEAADKAYKYTSRPIIANAFGLAIGLSAMLLSPLQIHVYVSTMMWVSMITAVFLSLSVLPTILRKLK, encoded by the coding sequence ATGAATAAATACGTTGAATTCGTGAATAAAAACAGGTTGATTTTAACTATAATTTTCATAATTACAATTATTTTCTCATTACTGGGAGTTAGACAAATAAAAGTGGGAAATGATTTCAACATATTCAAAGTTGAAGGTTCTCAATATGAAGAAACCATGAATGAAATGGAAAAATACTTTTCCACAACAGAACAAATATCTTTTATGGTTGAATTTGAATCTAACTCGTTAAATATTGAGATTTTTAATCAAATGGCTAAAATACAGTCAAACATTGAAACAGTAGAAAATATTAAAGCTTTAAATGGTCCTGCTCCAGAAAAAATCCCATTAGATGGATCATTAACAGATATTTCTAATATAAATAAAAATAATATCAATAAATTAAAAGAATACTATAATACTCTTTCTGCTATGTCTCCCTTAGTACAAAAAGAAGGGAAAATTTATGGAATATACAACATTTTTCCTGGAGATAGTTTTGGGTTAGAAGAGATAAATAAAATAGAAAATTTTTTAATAGAGAATAATTATAAATACTACGCAACTGGGGATTTATACATGCAACAAAAAATAGGTGATTATGTAAAAATGATCTTATCTTTTCTACCTCCAGCTGCTTTTTTCTTAATATTTCTTGTTTTTAGAATAAAAATGGGAAACATAAAAGCTACAATACTGGCAGTTCTTCCAGCTGGAATTGGTGCTATATGGACACTTGGATTGATTGGTTGGTTCGGTGGAGAAGTTTCCATAGTGACTGTCTTAGCTCCCATATTCACTATAGTGATTGGTAGTGCTGACGGACTACACTTCATCTCTCATATACAAGAAGCTAAAAATGAGGGTTATGATAGATTATCTGCCATTACTCACACATTAAAAATGGTAGGAATTCCAATGATAGTAACAACAATAACTTCTATAGCTGGGTTCATATCTCTAATGTTTATGAACACAGAAGCAATAAATAACTTAGCTATTTTCGCATCAATTGGAATAGGTTTTGCTGGGATAGCAACTTGGTATATCCTTCCTTTGATATTAACAGGAAAGATAAAAATTAAAACTCATAAAGAAAAAGAAAAAAGTCTATCTACAGGTATAAAAAAATTATGGGGCAAAAAATCTATTATAATTCTTTTTGCACTCTTATTTATCTCTATAATTTTTATTCCTAACCTAAAAAATGAATTCAATCTTCTTATGGTTTATAGAAGTTACACTGATATATACAAAAGTTTCGATAAATTCATGGAAATAAACGGAGGAAGTGTTCCTGTATTTGGACTCATAAAAACAGAAAGCAATATATTATCTAGCGAAAACGCGAAAATAATACTCAACTATCAAAAAGAACTCGAAGAAAAAGAAGCAGTAAGCAAAACAATGAGTGTTTATGACCTTTACTCCGCACTAAATCAAAGATTATTCGGCAAAAAACAACCTGAATATCCAAACAATCAATTACAAATCATGTTAATTAATAACGTCTTGAAACAAGCCCCAACAAATCCTGTAAACAATTTTTTGGCAGAAAATTCAAATACCTCAAGAATGATAATTTTTCCAAAATCATTAAAAAACGCAGATTTAAAAACAATACAACAAATTACTAATAAGTTTGAAAGAGATAGTAATATAAACATTGACGTAACCGGTGTTCAGTATTTAATGTATGATCTCAACCAAAGCATGATAAAAAATCAAACTGGTAGTTTAATAATAGCTTTTAGTTTAATACTATTATTGTTATTTATCACATTGAAAAAAATAATCCCAGCGCTAATTTCTTTAATACCAATAGTATCTACAGTTATAATTCTTTTTGGATTTTTAGCCATATCTGGAATATCTTTAAACCTCATCACAACAACGATATTCTCAATAACTCTTGGGGTTGGAATAGACTACGCTGTTCATTTTACCTCAGTATGGAAAGGTTACAAAGAAAAAGGGTTTACTTCAGAAGAAGCTGCAGATAAAGCATATAAATATACATCTAGACCAATAATTGCAAATGCATTTGGTCTGGCAATTGGACTGTCAGCTATGTTGTTATCACCTCTACAAATCCACGTTTATGTTTCAACAATGATGTGGGTATCAATGATAACAGCTGTATTTTTGAGTCTTTCAGTTCTACCAACTATATTGAGGAAATTGAAATAA
- a CDS encoding ABC transporter ATP-binding protein, with product MVELRNIHLSFDDTVLFDGFNLKVQQREKVLIYGKSGIGKSSIMKMILGFVEPDKGNVLYKGKELDKNTVWGLRENTAFVTQDNDITGGLVKDFISEVMGYKANKNIEISKDKIVELLEYFDLESKILEKDFQDLSGGEKQRISIIVSILLDKELYLLDEITSSLDNKMKKKVVDYFVDEMDKTQIIISHDNHWLEKDKLRIINLEEL from the coding sequence ATGGTTGAACTTAGAAATATTCACTTATCTTTTGATGACACAGTTTTGTTCGATGGATTCAATTTGAAAGTTCAACAAAGAGAAAAAGTTTTGATATATGGGAAATCTGGGATTGGAAAATCCAGCATTATGAAGATGATTTTGGGGTTTGTTGAGCCAGATAAAGGAAATGTTTTATACAAAGGTAAAGAATTGGATAAAAACACAGTATGGGGTTTGAGAGAAAATACAGCTTTTGTAACTCAGGATAATGATATAACCGGAGGGTTAGTTAAAGATTTTATTTCTGAGGTTATGGGGTATAAGGCTAATAAAAATATAGAAATTTCTAAAGATAAAATAGTGGAGTTATTAGAATATTTTGATTTGGAAAGCAAAATTCTGGAAAAGGATTTTCAAGATTTATCTGGGGGAGAAAAACAGAGAATATCTATTATTGTTTCGATTTTATTGGATAAGGAATTGTATTTGTTGGATGAGATAACTTCTTCTCTGGACAACAAAATGAAGAAAAAGGTTGTTGACTACTTTGTAGATGAGATGGATAAAACACAAATAATCATTTCGCATGACAATCATTGGTTGGAAAAAGATAAGCTGAGAATAATCAATTTGGAGGAATTATAA
- the htpG gene encoding molecular chaperone HtpG: MPEKKQFQTETKQLLNLMINSIYTHKEIFLRELISNASDAIDKMKFESLKDPEILENDTVFKIFIDADEKNKKIIIEDNGIGMSYDDVVENLGTIAKSGTKAFMEQLKNEKSDQETLEMIGQFGVGFYSAFMVADKVTVETKKWNEDNGVKWESDGSGEYEIEYIEKKNRGTKITLHLRKDLEDEDNFAKKEKLEELVRKYSNYIRYPIKMEVTETDEDGKEQKEIKTINSMESLWRKNKDDIAEEEYSEFYKETYHDWTDPFDVIHFKAEGSTVEFTSLLFIPARAPFDYYTKEYKRGLSLYSKNVFIMDKYEELIPSYFSFVKGLVDSPDFTLNISREILQHSKNIKVMKKNIEKKIHQALKSKINNDREKYQEFWNEFGRGMKAGLYENVDKKDKVMDLLLFETSNSEKPITLDEYIENMKKDQEAYIYYAVGESRDSIDNLPQMEAVKEKGFDVLYLTDHIDEFLIQMLHDYKGKQFKSISSSDLKLKDTEEKKKEEEENKDLLGKIKELLSGKVKEVRLTDKLKKSPVCIVSAHEGMSINMEKVLKELDQMPFNAEKILELNPDHQVFKKVKNIYDENPESDLLKDYADILYNQALLMEGMKIENPSDFVEKINKLMS; this comes from the coding sequence ATGCCAGAAAAAAAACAGTTTCAAACTGAAACAAAACAGTTGCTGAATCTTATGATCAACTCTATATATACTCATAAAGAAATATTTTTAAGAGAGTTGATATCTAACGCATCAGATGCCATTGATAAAATGAAATTTGAATCTCTCAAGGACCCGGAAATATTAGAAAACGATACAGTTTTTAAAATATTTATAGATGCTGATGAAAAAAACAAGAAAATAATAATCGAAGATAACGGTATAGGTATGTCTTATGATGATGTTGTTGAAAACCTTGGAACAATTGCAAAATCAGGGACAAAAGCTTTTATGGAACAGTTAAAAAACGAAAAGTCCGATCAAGAAACACTTGAGATGATAGGGCAATTTGGAGTTGGATTCTACTCAGCTTTCATGGTAGCTGACAAAGTCACTGTAGAAACAAAAAAGTGGAATGAAGATAATGGAGTTAAATGGGAATCAGACGGTTCTGGAGAATATGAAATCGAATATATAGAAAAAAAGAATAGGGGAACAAAAATTACTCTTCATTTGAGGAAGGATTTGGAAGATGAAGATAATTTTGCCAAAAAAGAAAAATTAGAAGAGCTAGTCAGAAAATATTCAAACTACATAAGATATCCAATAAAAATGGAAGTAACAGAAACTGATGAAGACGGAAAAGAACAAAAAGAAATAAAAACAATCAACTCTATGGAATCCCTATGGAGAAAGAATAAAGATGATATCGCAGAAGAAGAATACAGTGAATTTTACAAAGAAACATATCATGACTGGACAGATCCTTTTGATGTAATCCATTTTAAAGCAGAAGGTTCAACAGTTGAATTCACATCATTGTTATTCATACCAGCAAGGGCTCCTTTTGACTACTACACAAAAGAATATAAGAGAGGTTTAAGCCTTTATTCTAAAAATGTATTTATCATGGATAAATACGAAGAATTGATACCTTCATACTTTTCTTTTGTCAAAGGATTAGTAGATTCTCCAGACTTCACACTAAACATATCAAGAGAAATTTTACAACATTCAAAAAATATAAAAGTCATGAAAAAAAATATTGAAAAGAAAATTCACCAGGCACTTAAATCAAAAATAAATAACGACAGAGAAAAGTACCAAGAATTCTGGAACGAATTTGGAAGAGGTATGAAAGCTGGGTTATATGAAAACGTGGATAAAAAAGACAAAGTTATGGATCTACTGCTATTCGAAACTTCAAACTCAGAAAAACCTATAACTCTTGATGAATACATAGAAAATATGAAAAAAGACCAAGAAGCATACATATATTACGCTGTTGGAGAGTCAAGAGATAGCATAGACAACTTACCACAAATGGAAGCAGTTAAAGAAAAAGGTTTTGATGTATTATACCTAACAGATCATATAGATGAATTTTTGATTCAAATGCTTCACGACTACAAAGGCAAACAGTTCAAATCTATAAGTTCTTCTGATTTAAAACTAAAAGATACAGAAGAAAAGAAAAAAGAAGAAGAAGAAAATAAAGACTTGTTGGGTAAAATAAAAGAGTTGCTATCTGGAAAAGTTAAAGAAGTTAGATTGACAGACAAACTCAAAAAATCTCCAGTTTGTATAGTAAGTGCTCACGAAGGAATGTCCATAAACATGGAAAAAGTTCTAAAAGAGTTAGATCAAATGCCTTTCAACGCAGAAAAAATATTGGAACTTAACCCAGATCACCAAGTATTCAAAAAAGTTAAAAACATATATGATGAAAATCCAGAATCAGATCTTTTGAAAGACTATGCAGACATTCTCTACAATCAAGCTTTACTAATGGAAGGTATGAAAATTGAAAATCCTTCCGATTTTGTAGAAAAAATAAATAAATTAATGAGTTAA